One part of the Candidatus Reconcilbacillus cellulovorans genome encodes these proteins:
- a CDS encoding ATP-dependent DNA helicase RecG: MIHGTDPSDVPVERLPGVGPQRAAELASLGIRTAADLLFYFPFRYDDYRFRSVRELSDGDRATIRVRVAGFPRLSFFGRNRSRMACLVEESGFPLTAVWFNQPYLRDRLEPGKEVVLNGKWDARRRQLTVMTTEFPDQKTRRAGNLAPVYRLSGSLTQSAMRKLVDFALQRYASALPELLPESLVARYGLMKRSEAVERLHRPGVDEELYRRARERMAYEELFLFQLKLQAYRAVSRSRADGVAHRVDMEKVRAFVRGLPFRLTESQKQALAEILHDLKQPYAMNRLLQGDVGSGKTVVAAAALYAVATAGAQGAVMAPTEILAEQHKRVLERLLAPHGVQVDLLTGSMSERHRRDVKASIAIGLTDVVVGTHALIQEDVHFRNLGLVVTDEQHRFGVQQRSLLRKKGHAPDILMMTATPIPRTLAISLFGDLDVSTLRERPAGRKPVRTYWVKPDRMDRVVAWIRREIASGRQAYVVCPLIEESDKLDVQNAVDMYDRLRFQMPEANVGLLHGRLSPEEKESVMRRFVAGEVQVLVSTTVVEVGVDVPNATIMVVYDADRFGLSQLHQLRGRVGRGEHASWCVLVADPKTEAGVERMRIMTQTDDGFEIARMDLEMRGPGEFFGTRQSGLPEFRVADLSADLELLERARDDAARLVASHEFWTGVEYVPLRQWLDREGVLSGERVD, encoded by the coding sequence ATGATTCACGGAACGGATCCCTCCGACGTTCCCGTCGAACGGCTGCCGGGCGTCGGGCCGCAGCGGGCGGCCGAGCTTGCTTCGCTCGGCATCCGGACGGCGGCCGATCTGCTCTTTTATTTTCCGTTCCGGTACGACGACTACCGGTTTCGGTCGGTGCGCGAGCTCTCTGACGGCGACCGGGCGACGATCCGCGTCCGCGTCGCCGGTTTTCCTCGCTTGTCGTTTTTCGGGCGCAATCGGTCGCGCATGGCTTGTCTCGTCGAGGAGTCGGGGTTTCCGCTGACGGCGGTTTGGTTCAACCAGCCCTATTTGCGCGATCGGCTCGAGCCGGGAAAAGAAGTGGTACTCAACGGCAAATGGGACGCCCGGCGCAGGCAGCTGACCGTCATGACGACCGAATTTCCGGACCAAAAGACGCGGCGCGCGGGTAATCTCGCGCCCGTCTACCGACTTTCCGGGTCGCTCACGCAAAGCGCGATGCGCAAGCTGGTCGATTTTGCGCTGCAGCGTTACGCTTCCGCCTTGCCGGAGCTTTTGCCGGAGTCGTTGGTCGCCCGATACGGACTGATGAAGCGTTCGGAGGCGGTTGAACGTCTGCATCGCCCCGGCGTCGACGAAGAGCTGTACCGCCGCGCAAGAGAACGGATGGCGTATGAGGAACTGTTTTTGTTTCAGCTGAAGCTCCAGGCGTACCGCGCCGTGTCGCGCAGCCGCGCCGACGGCGTCGCCCATCGGGTGGACATGGAGAAGGTCCGCGCGTTCGTCCGCGGTTTGCCATTTCGGCTGACCGAATCGCAAAAGCAGGCGCTGGCGGAAATTCTGCATGATCTCAAGCAACCTTACGCGATGAACCGGCTGTTGCAGGGCGACGTCGGCAGCGGGAAAACGGTCGTGGCCGCCGCAGCGCTGTACGCCGTCGCGACGGCCGGCGCGCAAGGGGCGGTGATGGCGCCAACCGAAATTTTGGCCGAGCAGCACAAACGCGTGCTCGAGCGGTTGCTTGCTCCCCACGGCGTGCAGGTCGATCTGTTGACCGGCAGCATGTCTGAGCGGCATCGGCGCGACGTCAAGGCATCGATCGCGATCGGGTTAACGGACGTCGTCGTCGGTACGCACGCCTTGATTCAAGAAGACGTGCATTTCCGCAATCTCGGCCTTGTCGTTACCGACGAACAGCACCGGTTCGGCGTCCAGCAGCGCAGCCTGTTGCGGAAAAAAGGGCATGCTCCCGACATTCTCATGATGACCGCGACGCCGATTCCGCGCACGCTGGCGATTTCGCTGTTCGGCGATCTCGACGTTTCGACGCTGCGCGAACGGCCGGCGGGACGCAAGCCGGTGCGAACGTATTGGGTCAAGCCCGACCGGATGGACCGCGTCGTCGCATGGATTCGCCGGGAAATCGCCTCGGGAAGGCAGGCGTACGTCGTCTGCCCGCTGATCGAGGAGTCCGACAAGCTCGACGTCCAAAACGCGGTCGACATGTACGATCGGCTCCGGTTTCAGATGCCGGAGGCGAACGTCGGTCTGCTGCACGGCCGCCTGTCGCCTGAGGAAAAAGAAAGCGTCATGCGCCGGTTCGTCGCCGGCGAAGTGCAAGTGCTCGTGTCGACGACGGTCGTCGAAGTCGGCGTCGACGTGCCCAACGCGACGATCATGGTCGTCTACGACGCCGACCGGTTCGGCCTGTCGCAGCTGCACCAGCTGCGCGGGCGCGTCGGCCGAGGCGAGCACGCGTCGTGGTGCGTGCTGGTCGCCGACCCGAAGACGGAAGCCGGCGTCGAGCGCATGCGGATCATGACGCAAACCGACGACGGGTTTGAGATCGCCAGAATGGATTTGGAAATGCGCGGGCCAGGCGAATTTTTCGGCACGCGGCAGAGCGGGCTGCCCGAATTTCGCGTCGCCGATCTTTCTGCCGATCTCGAGCTGCTCGAGCGGGCTCGCGACGACGCCGCCCGTCTCGTCGCCTCGCATGAGTTTTGGACCGGTGTCGAATACGTGCCGCTTCGGCAGTGGCTCGACCGCGAGGGCGTTTTAAGCGGCGAGCGGGTCGATTGA
- a CDS encoding EDD domain protein, producing the protein MGCVRIVTDSAADLPREVRDRLNIAVVPLKVHFGGETYLDGETIDPQTFYARMVKDGSFPTTSQPSPADFAKAYANILDETPDASVVSIHLSSRLSGTIQSAQAAVELVDRPIDLSVVDSRSASLGVGVLAEAAAEAALAGKSKEDILELIDRKRREVRIYFTVDTLEFLHRGGRIGKAAALFGTLLNVKPILTIDDEGVVAPVDRVRGFRKATERVIERLEQDFGIRRVRVTLVDAAARERAEEWAEWFKTRLRAVELRFASIGPVIGAHVGPGTIGAIVEPV; encoded by the coding sequence ATGGGATGCGTCCGCATCGTGACGGACAGCGCCGCCGATCTGCCGCGCGAAGTTCGGGACAGGCTTAACATCGCCGTCGTTCCGCTCAAGGTTCATTTCGGCGGGGAGACATATCTCGACGGAGAGACGATCGATCCGCAAACGTTTTACGCCCGAATGGTGAAAGACGGGTCGTTTCCGACGACGTCCCAGCCTTCTCCCGCCGATTTCGCAAAGGCGTACGCGAACATTCTCGACGAGACGCCCGACGCTTCCGTCGTTTCCATTCATCTTTCTTCTCGGTTGAGCGGAACGATCCAGTCCGCCCAAGCGGCCGTCGAGCTGGTCGACCGCCCGATCGACCTCTCCGTCGTCGACTCGCGTTCGGCGTCGCTCGGCGTAGGCGTGCTTGCGGAAGCGGCGGCGGAGGCGGCTCTCGCCGGCAAGTCGAAAGAAGACATTTTGGAGCTGATCGACCGGAAGCGTCGGGAAGTCCGCATCTATTTTACAGTCGATACGCTGGAATTTCTCCACCGCGGCGGAAGGATCGGCAAAGCGGCCGCGCTGTTCGGCACGTTGCTCAACGTAAAGCCGATTCTGACGATTGACGACGAGGGCGTCGTCGCGCCGGTCGATCGGGTGCGCGGTTTCCGGAAGGCGACGGAACGGGTCATCGAACGGCTTGAGCAGGATTTCGGTATCCGTCGCGTCCGCGTGACGCTGGTGGATGCCGCGGCGCGGGAACGCGCGGAAGAATGGGCGGAGTGGTTCAAAACCCGCCTGCGCGCGGTCGAACTTCGGTTCGCGTCGATCGGCCCGGTCATCGGGGCGCATGTCGGACCCGGAACGATCGGCGCCATTGTGGAGCCGGTTTGA
- a CDS encoding 50S ribosomal protein L28, protein MSRKCFITGKKPGTGHNVSHANNRTKRRWGVNVQKVRILVDGKPKRVWVSAKALKSGLVKRV, encoded by the coding sequence ATGTCCCGCAAATGTTTTATCACCGGCAAAAAACCGGGCACGGGCCATAACGTTTCCCACGCTAACAACCGAACGAAGCGCAGATGGGGCGTCAACGTGCAGAAAGTCCGGATTCTCGTCGACGGCAAGCCGAAACGCGTCTGGGTGAGCGCCAAGGCGCTGAAATCCGGGTTGGTCAAACGCGTTTGA
- a CDS encoding stage V sporulation protein M yields the protein MRFYTIKLPKFLGGVIRAILNSFSKN from the coding sequence ATGAGATTTTACACGATCAAGCTGCCGAAATTTTTAGGCGGCGTGATTCGGGCGATTCTGAATTCCTTCAGCAAAAACTGA
- a CDS encoding ribulose-phosphate 3-epimerase, protein MTIVAPSILSADFARLGEEVRDAERAGADWIHVDVMDGHFVPNLTFGPAVVAAVRRYTRLPLDVHLMVSRPDDWLEPFVRAGADRISVHAEVCPHLHRTLTRIRELGAKPGVALNPATPLAAVEYVLDEIDLVLLMTVNPGFGGQAFIPAVLPKIRALRDMLDRAGKRGVHIEVDGGIYADTARLVAEAGANVLVAGQAIFGQPDRAAAVRAIREGAGAGSGNIMRPAES, encoded by the coding sequence ATGACGATCGTCGCCCCGTCGATCTTGTCGGCGGATTTTGCCAGATTGGGCGAAGAAGTTCGCGATGCGGAGCGCGCCGGCGCCGACTGGATTCATGTCGACGTGATGGACGGCCATTTCGTACCCAACCTGACGTTCGGTCCGGCCGTCGTCGCCGCGGTGCGACGCTATACACGGCTGCCGCTCGACGTTCATTTGATGGTGTCGCGGCCGGACGATTGGCTGGAGCCGTTCGTGCGCGCCGGCGCCGACCGCATCAGCGTCCACGCCGAGGTTTGTCCGCATCTGCACCGCACGCTGACGCGCATTCGGGAGCTCGGCGCCAAGCCGGGCGTCGCGCTCAATCCGGCGACGCCGCTTGCGGCTGTTGAATATGTCCTGGACGAGATCGATCTCGTCCTGTTGATGACGGTCAATCCCGGCTTCGGCGGCCAGGCATTCATCCCCGCCGTTCTGCCGAAAATACGGGCGCTTCGCGACATGCTCGACCGAGCGGGTAAGCGCGGCGTCCACATCGAAGTCGACGGGGGGATTTACGCAGATACGGCGCGGCTGGTTGCGGAAGCGGGCGCGAACGTACTGGTGGCGGGACAGGCGATTTTCGGCCAACCCGATCGCGCGGCCGCCGTCCGCGCGATTCGCGAGGGCGCTGGGGCGGGTAGCGGAAACATAATGCGGCCGGCTGAATCATAG
- a CDS encoding ribosome small subunit-dependent GTPase A: MPEGRIVRALSGYYDVLPDGADGVSATARGTIRCRARGVFRKDGRVPLVGDKVRYAQIGPEEGFIEELMPRTTELTRPPVANVDTIAVVASVAEPEPNLTLTDRLLAEAELIGTDAFVVLTKVDLAEHEPETIERLRRIYEKAGYEVLLASVVTRSGLDAIAARLAGRLAVLAGPSGVGKSSLLNALCPGLSLEIGEISRKLGRGRHTTRRVELIALPGGGWAADAPGFSQLDLSHVEPERLAGSFREFRRYRSDCRFRGCLHVREPGCAVRAAVERGEIEPVRYRHYEALVEEIRISGRRY; the protein is encoded by the coding sequence GTTTCGGCGACGGCGCGAGGAACCATTCGCTGTCGGGCTCGCGGCGTATTCCGCAAAGACGGCCGCGTGCCGCTCGTCGGCGACAAGGTGCGTTATGCGCAGATCGGGCCGGAAGAAGGTTTCATCGAGGAGTTGATGCCGCGGACGACCGAGCTGACGCGCCCGCCCGTCGCCAACGTAGACACGATCGCAGTGGTGGCGTCGGTGGCTGAACCGGAACCGAACCTGACGCTGACGGACCGGCTGCTGGCGGAAGCGGAGTTGATCGGTACCGATGCGTTTGTCGTGCTGACGAAGGTCGACTTGGCGGAGCATGAACCGGAAACGATTGAACGGCTACGCCGGATTTATGAAAAGGCCGGTTACGAGGTTTTGCTTGCCAGTGTCGTGACGCGTTCGGGACTCGACGCGATCGCGGCCCGGTTGGCCGGCCGACTGGCGGTTTTGGCCGGGCCGTCCGGCGTCGGCAAATCGTCGCTTCTGAACGCGCTTTGTCCCGGGCTTTCGCTCGAAATCGGAGAGATAAGCCGCAAGCTCGGGCGCGGTCGGCATACGACGCGACGCGTGGAGCTCATCGCTTTGCCCGGGGGCGGATGGGCCGCCGACGCTCCGGGGTTCAGCCAGCTGGATTTGTCTCATGTCGAACCCGAGCGCCTTGCCGGCTCCTTCCGCGAGTTTCGGCGCTATCGGTCGGATTGCCGGTTTCGCGGGTGTCTTCACGTACGGGAGCCGGGATGCGCCGTCAGGGCGGCGGTCGAGCGCGGCGAAATCGAGCCGGTCCGTTACCGGCACTATGAAGCTCTTGTCGAAGAAATTCGCATTTCGGGACGGAGGTACTGA